A stretch of the Streptosporangium sp. NBC_01755 genome encodes the following:
- a CDS encoding haloalkane dehalogenase produces MPLYPDAFGTKKTLTVNGSRMTYVEEGEGDAIVFQHGNPTSSYLWRNVMPHCRGLGRLIACDLIGMGDSDKLSPSGPDRYRYAEQRDYLFALWDALNLGDRVVFVLHDWGSALGFDWANRHRDRVQGIAYMEGIVTPVTWDDWPENARRVFQGFRSPAGEEMVLEKNTFVERVLPASVIRSLTEAEMNEYRRPFARPGEDRRATLTWPRQIPIDGEPGDVAEVVRDYSAWLSTNDVPKLFVNAEPGSILTGRQREFCRSWPNQREVTVRGSHFIQEDSPDEIGRAVAEFVRELRR; encoded by the coding sequence ATGCCGCTTTACCCGGACGCCTTCGGAACAAAGAAGACCCTCACCGTTAACGGCAGCCGCATGACGTACGTGGAGGAGGGCGAGGGGGACGCGATCGTGTTCCAGCACGGCAACCCGACCTCGTCGTATCTCTGGCGCAACGTCATGCCGCACTGCCGGGGGCTCGGGCGGCTCATCGCGTGCGACCTCATCGGCATGGGCGACTCGGACAAGCTTTCCCCGTCCGGGCCCGACCGGTATCGCTACGCGGAGCAACGCGACTACCTCTTCGCTCTCTGGGACGCCTTGAATCTGGGGGACCGGGTCGTGTTCGTCCTGCACGACTGGGGGTCGGCCCTGGGCTTCGACTGGGCGAACCGGCACCGGGACCGCGTCCAGGGCATCGCGTACATGGAGGGCATCGTCACGCCGGTCACCTGGGACGACTGGCCCGAGAACGCGCGTCGGGTCTTCCAAGGCTTCCGCTCCCCGGCGGGCGAGGAGATGGTGCTCGAGAAGAACACCTTCGTCGAGCGGGTGTTGCCGGCCTCGGTCATCAGATCGCTCACCGAGGCGGAGATGAACGAGTACCGGCGGCCGTTCGCCCGGCCAGGCGAAGATCGCCGTGCCACGTTGACCTGGCCGCGACAGATCCCGATCGACGGCGAGCCGGGCGACGTGGCCGAGGTGGTGCGGGACTACTCCGCGTGGCTGAGCACGAATGACGTGCCGAAGCTGTTCGTCAACGCCGAGCCCGGCTCGATCCTGACCGGGCGACAGCGCGAGTTCTGCCGAAGCTGGCCGAACCAGCGCGAGGTGACCGTGCGGGGAAGTCACTTCATCCAGGAGGACAGCCCCGACGAGATCGGCCGGGCCGTGGCCGAGTTCGTTCGCGAACTGCGGCGGTGA
- a CDS encoding Ig-like domain-containing protein has translation MSQRSRSALTALTCALAALLVTSGTPVAADTGAQAATTGRQAVAQAAAAPCVRPGQAAYPVEYYWKNAFGMRLGSGAISVNTAPSLWGGQITPGGTFTLTLAHRTAQWPLLVRSYTTTWDLSSLLANADVIGQSGTGTISGNTLSITSPGTKTDPPAKVITFQVRQGTIGRSMTIRPTGISSVFAAPGQLGNNTAAPPIQIVGGQSISPTRAVDDSATTTVTRGTPVSVPVLANDTATAPTISGVTKPGNGTATISGGNVIYTPAAGFSGTDTFTYTITTACGTSTATVTVTVICDYTPVNLANGSFETPPVATIDYSIPDASVNPSVGWHTTATDNKLEFWRGGASGVPAADGQQFAELNANQVSTLYQDLPTVPGTPMTWSLYHRGRLGTDVMRVLIGAPGATVAQIPTGASSPDISDDDTAWRHYTGVYVVPPGQTTTRFAFESVSAAGGTPTAGNFLDGVVFEAPTCAARKAG, from the coding sequence ATGTCACAACGATCCAGATCCGCGCTCACCGCGCTCACCTGCGCCCTAGCGGCGCTGCTGGTCACATCGGGAACGCCGGTGGCGGCCGACACCGGTGCGCAGGCCGCCACCACGGGGCGGCAGGCCGTTGCGCAGGCCGCCGCCGCGCCCTGTGTCCGGCCAGGGCAGGCGGCCTACCCCGTCGAGTACTACTGGAAGAACGCGTTCGGCATGCGGCTGGGCAGCGGGGCGATCTCCGTCAACACCGCCCCGTCCCTGTGGGGCGGGCAGATCACCCCGGGCGGCACCTTCACCCTCACCCTGGCGCACCGCACGGCCCAGTGGCCGCTGCTGGTCAGGAGCTACACCACCACCTGGGACCTGTCGTCGCTGCTGGCCAACGCCGATGTCATCGGCCAGTCGGGGACCGGCACCATCAGTGGTAACACCCTGTCGATCACCTCGCCGGGCACCAAGACCGACCCACCTGCGAAGGTCATCACCTTCCAGGTCAGGCAGGGCACCATCGGGCGCAGCATGACCATCCGGCCGACCGGGATCAGCAGCGTCTTCGCCGCTCCGGGCCAGCTCGGAAACAACACGGCCGCCCCCCCGATCCAGATCGTGGGCGGGCAGTCCATCTCGCCCACCAGGGCCGTAGACGACAGCGCCACCACCACCGTCACCCGGGGCACACCCGTCAGCGTGCCCGTCCTGGCCAACGACACCGCGACCGCACCGACGATCAGCGGCGTCACCAAGCCCGGCAACGGCACCGCGACGATCTCCGGCGGCAACGTGATCTACACACCCGCCGCAGGCTTCAGCGGCACCGACACCTTCACCTACACCATCACCACCGCCTGCGGAACCAGCACCGCCACGGTCACCGTCACCGTCATCTGTGACTACACACCGGTCAACCTGGCCAACGGCAGCTTCGAGACACCACCCGTGGCCACGATCGACTACTCCATCCCCGACGCCTCCGTCAACCCGAGCGTCGGCTGGCACACCACCGCCACCGACAACAAGCTGGAGTTCTGGCGCGGCGGCGCGAGCGGGGTCCCGGCAGCCGACGGCCAGCAGTTCGCCGAACTCAACGCCAACCAGGTCTCCACGCTCTACCAGGATCTGCCCACCGTTCCGGGAACACCGATGACCTGGTCGCTGTATCACCGAGGCCGCCTCGGTACCGACGTGATGCGGGTGCTCATCGGCGCACCAGGCGCGACCGTGGCTCAAATCCCTACGGGGGCCTCCTCCCCGGACATCTCCGACGACGACACCGCCTGGCGCCACTACACCGGGGTGTACGTCGTGCCTCCGGGACAGACCACCACACGATTCGCTTTCGAGTCGGTGTCGGCCGCGGGAGGCACCCCGACGGCCGGTAACTTCCTGGACGGCGTGGTATTCGAGGCGCCGACCTGTGCTGCGCGAAAGGCCGGCTGA
- a CDS encoding lipid-transfer protein has translation MEQLRDKAAIVGIGQTEFSKNSGRSELRLAIEAVKAAIADAGLRPEDVDGLTTYTRDSSQEIDIARALGLGPLTFFSRVGYGGGASCAVVQQAALAVAAGVAKTVVIYRAINARSSRRYGAGRRSHSASAEGFDSVMSWVAPYGLFTPAGWVAPFARRYMHEFGATSEDFGRVSVVGRKHAARNPNAWFYDRPITLAEHQASPWIVEPLHLLDCCQESDGGVAIVVTSAERARELTDRPVMIRAVAQGAAADQHMMTSYYRPDEQMVELPEMALVARQLYSAASLGPEDIQAAIIYDHFTPLVLPQLEAFGFCGRGEAKDFIRDGHLELDGRLPTNTNGGQLGEAYIHGMNGVLEAVRQIRGSSCNQLAEVEHVLVTAGTGVPTSGLILGRDG, from the coding sequence ATGGAACAGTTGAGGGACAAGGCCGCGATCGTCGGCATCGGACAGACGGAGTTCTCCAAGAACTCGGGGCGCAGCGAACTGCGGCTGGCGATCGAGGCCGTGAAGGCGGCGATCGCGGACGCCGGACTTCGACCCGAGGACGTCGACGGGCTGACCACGTACACGCGTGACTCGAGCCAGGAAATCGACATCGCCAGAGCGCTCGGTCTGGGGCCGCTGACCTTCTTCTCGCGGGTGGGTTACGGCGGCGGTGCCTCCTGCGCCGTGGTGCAGCAGGCGGCGCTCGCGGTGGCCGCCGGCGTGGCCAAGACCGTGGTGATCTATCGTGCGATCAACGCGCGCTCCAGCCGGCGATACGGGGCCGGGCGGCGTTCGCACTCCGCCTCGGCTGAGGGATTCGACTCGGTGATGAGCTGGGTCGCCCCGTACGGGCTGTTCACGCCGGCCGGTTGGGTGGCGCCGTTCGCTCGGCGGTACATGCACGAGTTCGGCGCGACGAGCGAAGACTTCGGGCGGGTGAGCGTCGTGGGGCGCAAACACGCCGCGCGCAATCCGAATGCCTGGTTCTATGACAGGCCCATCACCCTGGCCGAGCACCAGGCCTCGCCGTGGATCGTGGAGCCGCTCCACCTGCTGGACTGCTGCCAGGAAAGCGACGGCGGCGTCGCCATCGTGGTCACCAGCGCCGAGCGGGCGCGAGAACTCACCGACCGGCCCGTCATGATCAGGGCGGTGGCCCAGGGTGCCGCGGCCGACCAGCACATGATGACCAGCTACTACCGGCCGGACGAGCAGATGGTGGAGCTGCCCGAGATGGCGCTCGTGGCGCGCCAGCTCTATTCGGCCGCTTCCCTGGGCCCGGAGGACATCCAGGCCGCGATCATCTACGACCACTTCACACCGCTTGTCCTACCGCAACTGGAGGCCTTCGGCTTCTGCGGCAGGGGAGAGGCGAAGGACTTCATCCGTGACGGTCACCTGGAACTGGACGGCCGGCTTCCGACCAACACGAACGGCGGCCAACTCGGTGAGGCCTACATTCACGGCATGAACGGAGTGCTCGAAGCCGTACGACAGATCCGCGGATCCTCCTGCAACCAGCTCGCCGAGGTGGAGCATGTCCTGGTCACCGCCGGCACCGGGGTGCCGACGAGCGGCCTCATCCTGGGGCGGGACGGATGA